In Chiloscyllium plagiosum isolate BGI_BamShark_2017 chromosome 18, ASM401019v2, whole genome shotgun sequence, a single genomic region encodes these proteins:
- the mbd4 gene encoding methyl-CpG-binding domain protein 4 isoform X4, whose amino-acid sequence MAVAKSPQGKLFRSSKELKNYFQRSTREENLNPEDISVFWRGSTRERITLDKQTSQLQATTPITQDFNTLTVDIPQTVLQDPGREEGCETEGGCSKRQRQTKVKNASKQKAKKGAKLQNSNRQRLCSRRLTAKADQKELPPSEEKKLGDGTPLDGSQESSKAKRKASSRKSKEQAADNKKQSRKEQAFLSKGSPEVQVEEAEESVSEVSKFNRQMALSSKEDSAADSAISGRSELCTSPSHCSESEIPSENTRRDTKESNGDSFTLLKTQVDNQPAPRVKMDKRKTSPYFSRKYSEGASSPPRRKAFAKWIPPRSPFKLVQETLFHDPWKLLIATILLNKTSGKKAIPVLWDFLERYPSAEVARVADWKEVAALLKPLGLYELRAKAITKFSDEYLTKQWRYPIELHGIGKYGNDSYRIFCVKEWKAVKPQDHKLNKYWEWLWANQESLGLS is encoded by the exons ATGGCAGTAGCTAAAAG TCCTCAGGGGAAACTATTTCGATCCTCAAAGGAACTTAAAAATTACTTTCAGAGAAGCACCAGAGAGGAAAACCTGAACCCTGAAGACATTAGTGTTTTCTGGCGAGGCTCTACTCGGGAAAGGATCACCCTTGATAAACAGACAAGTCAGCTACAGGCCACCACTCCCATAACACAAGACTTCAACACATTGACTGTTGACATTCCACAAACTGTGTTGCAAGATCCTGGTagagaggaaggatgtgaaaccGAGGGTGGTTGCAGTAAAAGGCAGAGGCAGACAAAGGTTAAAAATGCCTCAAAGCAGAAAGCTAAAAAAGGTGCAAAACTGCAAAACTCTAACAGGCAGAGGTTGTGTTCAAGAAGATTGACTGCAAAAGCAGACCAGAAAGAACTTCCTCCATCTGAAGAAAAGAAGCTGGGTGATGGGACTCCACTTGATGGAAGTCAAGAAAGTTCCAAAGCTAAGAGGAAAGCCAGCAGCAGAAAGTCTAAAGAGCAAGCAGCAGACAACAAAAAGCAGTCTCGAAAGGAGCAGGCATTTCTAAGCAAAGGATCACCAGAAGTACAAGTGGAAGAagctgaagaatctgtttctgaaGTATCAAAGTTTAACAGGCAGATGGCACTGTCAAGCAAGGAGGACAGTGCTGCTGATAGCGCAATCTCTGGAAGATCTGAATTATGCACCAGCCCCTCACATTGCTCAGAATCTGAAATTCCCTCTGAAAACACTCGCAGGGACACAAAGGAATCCAATGGGGACAGTTTTACATTGCTTAAAACCCAAG TAGACAATCAACCTGCTCCAAGAGTGAAGATGGATAAAAGGAAGACTAGTCCATACTTTTCAAGGAAGTATTCCGAAGGAG CATCCAGCCCACCACGGCGTAAAGCCTTTGCCAAGTGGATTCCTCCTCGATCCCCATTCAAACTGGTCCAGGAGACTCTCTTTCATGATCCTTGGAAACTTCTTATCGCAACCATACTTCTGAATAAAACCTCTG GTAAAAAGGCCATTCCTGTGTTGTGGGATTTCCTGGAAAGATACCCTTCTGCGGAAGTTGCCCGTGTAGCTGATTGGAAAGAAGTAGCTGCACTTCTGAAGCCACTTGGCTTATATGAGCTGAGAGCAAAAGCTATCACCAAGTTTTCTG ACGAATACCTAACCAAACAATGGAGATATCCGATTGAACTGCATGGCATTGGGAAGTACGGGAATGATTCCTACAGGATTTTCTGTGTCAAAGAATGGAAGGCG GTGAAGCCTCAAGATCACAAACTCAACAAGTACTGGGAATGGCTTTGGGCAAATCAGGAGTCGTTGGGCCTGTCCTAA